Proteins encoded by one window of Chloroflexota bacterium:
- a CDS encoding ABC transporter ATP-binding protein — protein MIELEDIVKTYQMGQIQVQAVRNVSLRIETGEMVAIMGPSGSGKSTLMNIIGCLDTPTSGSYFLDGAQVSRLSDSQLAEVRNRKIGFVFQTFNLLRRTSALANVELPLLYGNGSNRRKRALEALERVGLAQRARHRPSELSGGEQQRVAIARSLVNNPSIILADEPTGNLDSRSSQEIMDILEGLNRDDGITIVLVTHEPDIADRTRRIILIRDGQIVDERWVIQGGAGGSAPSRKVSP, from the coding sequence CAGGCCGTGCGGAACGTAAGCTTGCGCATCGAAACGGGAGAGATGGTGGCCATAATGGGCCCGTCAGGCTCCGGGAAGTCTACCTTGATGAACATCATAGGCTGTCTGGATACCCCTACCTCCGGGAGCTACTTCCTCGATGGGGCGCAGGTGAGCCGGCTCTCCGACTCGCAGCTAGCCGAGGTCAGGAATAGGAAGATCGGCTTTGTCTTTCAGACCTTTAACCTCCTTCGCCGCACTTCGGCCCTGGCCAATGTAGAGCTGCCCCTGCTCTACGGGAACGGGAGCAATCGCAGGAAGAGGGCGCTGGAGGCCCTGGAGAGGGTGGGCCTGGCGCAGCGCGCCCGGCACCGGCCCAGCGAGCTTTCGGGGGGCGAGCAGCAGAGGGTGGCCATCGCCCGCTCTCTGGTCAATAACCCCTCCATCATCCTTGCCGATGAGCCCACAGGCAACCTGGACAGCCGCTCGAGCCAGGAGATCATGGATATTCTTGAGGGTCTCAACAGGGATGACGGGATTACCATTGTGCTGGTGACCCACGAACCGGACATAGCGGACCGCACGCGGCGCATTATCCTCATCAGGGATGGTCAGATTGTTGATGAGCGGTGGGTGATACAAGGTGGGGCAGGAGGCTCAGCGCCCTCCAGGAAGGTGAGCCCATGA